A region from the Rosa rugosa chromosome 6, drRosRugo1.1, whole genome shotgun sequence genome encodes:
- the LOC133717595 gene encoding repetitive proline-rich cell wall protein 1-like, which translates to MHIRPAFHGALLGLWICLFTSSFCYGDEKTIEAAGGPSKVFSELKTTEAAELNEEGKFAVLPPKPFFKKPLLHKVPTLKKPFPQKPYFKKPPLHKIPIVKKPSPPSVPVFKIPPFKKPIPSPIPQEEKPFLKKPYFHPVPVYKKPILPPVPVYKKPYFHPVPVYKKPIFPPVPVYKKPYFHPVPVYKKPIPPPVPVYKKPYFHPVPVYKKPIFPPVPVYKKPCPPLPVYKKPIFPPIPVYKKPFFPPVPKFKKPVFSPVPVYKKPFFPPVPKFKKPFPPHVAP; encoded by the exons ATGCACATCCGTCCTGCTTTCCATGGGGCTCTACTGGGTCTCTGGATCTGCTTGTTTACTTCAAGCTTCTGCTACGGTGATGAGAAGACCATCGAGGCAGCCGGAGGGCCAAGCAAAGTTTTCTCAG AGTTGAAAACAACTGAGGCTGCAGAGCTCAATGAAGAGGGAAAGTTTGCAGTACTACCACCAAAGCCGTTCTTCAAGAAACCACTTCTGCACAAGGTTCCCACTCTGAAGAAGCCATTTCCACAAAAGCCGTACTTCAAGAAACCACCTTTACATAAGATTCCCATTGTCAAAAAGCCATCACCACCATCTGTTCCTGTTTTCAAGATCCCACCGTTCAAGAAGCCGATTCCTTCCCCAATTCCACAAGAAGAAAAACCTTTTTTGAAGAAGCCATATTTCCATCCAGTTCCAGTTTACAAGAAGCCAATTTTACCCCCAGTGCCGGTTTACAAGAAGCCATATTTCCATCCAGTTCCGGTTTACAAGAAGCCAATTTTCCCCCCAGTGCCGGTTTACAAGAAGCCATATTTCCATCCAGTTCCGGTTTACAAGAAGCCAATTCCCCCCCCAGTGCCGGTTTACAAGAAGCCATATTTTCATCCAGTTCCGGTTTACAAGAAGCCAATTTTCCCCCCAGTGCCGGTTTACAAGAAGCCATGTCCTCCACTTCCGGTTTACAAGAAGCCAATTTTCCCCCCAATTCCGGTTTACAAAAAACCATTTTTCCCCCCAGTTCCGAAATTTAAGAAGCCAGTTTTCTCCCCAGTTCCGGTTTACAAGAAACCATTTTTCCCTCCAGTTCCAAAATTTAAGAAGCCATTTCCTCCACATGTGGCTCCCTAG